In the genome of Neofelis nebulosa isolate mNeoNeb1 chromosome 8, mNeoNeb1.pri, whole genome shotgun sequence, one region contains:
- the BID gene encoding BH3-interacting domain death agonist, which yields MDSQVSNGSSLQDERITNLLVFGFLQNCSNYNFHKELEVLGRELPVPPAYLQEDHDDGLQTDGNRCSRFLDSEETDSESQEEIIQDIARQLAQIGDRMDHSIHPRVVNNLAMQFMNVNLSEEDRRRHLAAALEQVLQTYPKDMEREKTVLMLAMVLAKKVADHTPSLLRDVFRTTVNFINQNLLTYVRNLVRNEMD from the exons GTCAGCAATGGTTCAAGCCTCCAGGATGAGCGCATCACAAACTTGCTGGTGTTTGGCTTCCTCCAAAACTGCTCCAACTATAATTTCCATAAAGAGTTAGAAGTGTTGGGCCGTGAACTGCCTGTGCCACCAGCTTACCTGCAGGAGGACCACGATGATGGGCTCCAGACAGATGGCAACCGGTGCAGCCGCTTCCTGGATAGCGAGGAGACAG ATTCTGAGAGTCAAGAGGAAATCATCCAAGATATCGCCAGGCAGCTCGCCCAAATCGGGGATAGGATGGATCACAGCATCCACCCAAGAGTGGTGAATAACCTGGCAATGCAGTTTATGAATGTGAACCTGTCAGAAGAA GACAGAAGGAGGCACCTTGCTGCTGCGCTGGAGCAGGTCCTACAGACTTACCCGAAGGACATGGAAAGGGAGAAGACCGTGCTCATGTTGGCCATGGTATTGGCCAAAAAGGTGGCCGATCACACACCGTCCTTGCTCCGTGATGTCTTTCGCACAACAGTGAACTTTATTAACCAGAACTTACTCACGTATGTGAGGAACTTAGTCAGAAAT GAGATGGACTGA